In Candidatus Obscuribacterales bacterium, a single window of DNA contains:
- a CDS encoding addiction module protein, producing MEQTDLQALKLRLIEQFLRVNNVALLAKVEEMLLDAEMQERERTMPPLTEEQGQELERRYQRYRENPSSARPWEEVRAELMAKHGYDG from the coding sequence CAGACGGATTTGCAGGCACTGAAGCTGCGCTTGATAGAGCAGTTCCTCAGAGTCAATAATGTGGCACTGCTCGCCAAGGTAGAGGAGATGCTGCTCGATGCGGAGATGCAGGAGCGCGAGCGCACCATGCCGCCCCTTACCGAGGAGCAGGGGCAGGAGCTCGAAAGGCGCTACCAGAGGTATAGGGAAAACCCATCATCGGCTAGGCCATGGGAAGAGGTGAGGGCGGAGCTCATGGCTAAACACGGCTACGATGGATGA
- a CDS encoding type II toxin-antitoxin system RelE/ParE family toxin has translation MDEYRVIVEMGAVSDLDEAMEWYEDRRRGLGFDLVMRFEDALAFLRSNPKIYQKVLGEFRRVLMKKYPYAIYYALEGKEVLVVAVWQTGKNPEVLRKRLGIE, from the coding sequence ATGGATGAGTACAGGGTGATTGTCGAGATGGGCGCGGTCAGCGATTTGGACGAGGCTATGGAATGGTACGAGGACAGGCGGCGGGGGCTAGGCTTCGACTTGGTTATGAGGTTCGAGGATGCGCTGGCGTTCCTCCGATCCAACCCCAAGATATACCAGAAGGTTCTAGGCGAGTTCAGAAGGGTGCTTATGAAGAAGTACCCCTATGCTATCTACTACGCTTTGGAGGGCAAGGAGGTGCTGGTTGTCGCAGTATGGCAGACGGGGAAAAACCCTGAGGTACTCAGGAAAAGGCTTGGGATTGAATAG